Proteins from a genomic interval of Kitasatospora kifunensis:
- a CDS encoding sensor histidine kinase, producing MPSLNELVRRHTTLTGADVEWLHLLVSEWQLLSDLSFADLVLWIPTWDGIRYVSVAQMRPNTGPTSYQDDMVGHLVPRGRRPLLDAAFDEGRIVREGDPEWREEVPVRVESIPVRREGRVLGVIARNTNLLTVRTPSRLELTYLQSASDLAQMIAAGTFPYAGEQVDMDAAPRVGDGLIRLDAEGIVTYASPNALSAYHRLGLTTDLVGGHLGRTTAELAPPSRGAVHEALVKLASGWAPRQSEVEAQGGVVTLRAIPLKPKGVHTGSLVLARDVTELRRRERELMTKDATIREIHHRVKNNLQTVAALLRLQSRRMDSEAARAALDEAVRRVGSIAIVHETLSQTLDEQVAFDEIADRVLAMVMELSQDGQVTTRRSGSFGILSAEVATPLAMVLTELLQNALEHAFGSRAAGTVFVSALRGRAPVNGMGWSDSWTGGSKPEEYLMITVQDDGRGMPEGFDPQQGGNLGLQIVRTLATGELGGSFDMVAAPGGGTKVVLEIPVR from the coding sequence GTGCCCTCGTTGAACGAACTCGTCCGCCGCCACACCACCCTCACCGGTGCCGATGTGGAGTGGCTCCACCTGCTGGTCTCGGAGTGGCAGCTGCTCTCCGACCTCTCCTTCGCCGACCTGGTGCTGTGGATCCCCACCTGGGACGGCATCCGGTACGTCTCGGTGGCCCAGATGCGGCCCAACACCGGGCCGACCTCCTACCAGGACGACATGGTCGGCCACCTGGTCCCGCGCGGGCGCCGCCCACTGCTGGACGCCGCCTTCGACGAGGGGCGGATCGTGCGCGAGGGCGACCCGGAGTGGCGCGAGGAGGTGCCGGTGCGGGTCGAGTCGATCCCGGTCCGGCGCGAGGGCCGGGTGCTCGGGGTGATCGCCCGCAACACCAACCTGCTGACCGTGCGCACGCCCAGCCGGCTGGAGCTCACCTATCTGCAGAGCGCCTCCGACCTGGCCCAGATGATCGCCGCCGGAACGTTTCCCTACGCCGGCGAGCAGGTCGACATGGACGCGGCCCCCCGGGTCGGTGACGGCCTGATCCGCCTGGACGCCGAGGGCATCGTCACCTACGCCAGCCCCAACGCGCTCTCCGCCTACCACCGCCTGGGTCTGACCACCGATCTGGTGGGCGGTCACCTGGGGCGCACGACGGCCGAGTTGGCGCCCCCGTCGCGCGGCGCGGTGCACGAGGCGCTGGTGAAGCTGGCCAGCGGCTGGGCGCCGCGGCAGTCCGAGGTGGAGGCGCAGGGCGGCGTGGTGACCCTGCGCGCGATCCCGCTCAAGCCCAAGGGCGTGCACACCGGCTCGCTGGTGCTGGCCCGCGATGTCACCGAGCTGCGCCGCCGCGAGCGGGAGCTGATGACCAAGGACGCCACCATCCGGGAGATTCATCACCGGGTGAAGAACAACCTGCAGACGGTGGCCGCGCTGCTGCGCCTGCAGTCCCGCCGGATGGACTCCGAGGCGGCGCGGGCCGCGCTGGACGAGGCGGTGCGCCGGGTCGGTTCGATCGCCATCGTGCACGAGACGCTCTCGCAGACGCTGGACGAGCAGGTGGCCTTCGACGAGATCGCGGACCGGGTGCTGGCGATGGTGATGGAGCTGTCCCAGGACGGGCAGGTGACCACCAGGCGCAGCGGCAGCTTCGGCATCCTGTCGGCGGAGGTGGCCACCCCGCTGGCGATGGTCCTCACCGAGCTGCTGCAGAACGCGCTGGAGCACGCCTTCGGGTCCAGGGCGGCCGGCACTGTCTTCGTCAGCGCGCTGCGCGGCCGGGCTCCGGTCAACGGGATGGGCTGGTCGGATAGTTGGACCGGAGGATCGAAGCCGGAGGAGTACCTGATGATCACCGTGCAGGACGACGGTCGGGGGATGCCCGAGGGCTTCGACCCGCAGCAGGGCGGCAACCTCGGGCTGCAGATCGTGCGCACACTGGCGACCGGGGAGCTGGGCGGCAGCTTCGACATGGTCGCGGCGCCCGGTGGCGGCACCAAGGTGGTGCTGGAGATCCCGGTGCGATAA
- the sodX gene encoding nickel-type superoxide dismutase maturation protease, translating to MDVAGPSMVPTLYHGDRVVVRYGARVRPGAVVLVRHPLRQDLLVVKRATELRSKGWWLLSDNQFVENDSREYGAVPGDLVLGRVLLRISPNPVWLAPAGWLERLLCTRPLGRWPGLAARFGVFRRLRPEL from the coding sequence ATGGACGTGGCCGGGCCGTCGATGGTCCCCACCCTCTACCACGGCGACCGGGTGGTGGTGCGCTACGGAGCCAGGGTGCGGCCCGGCGCGGTGGTGCTGGTGCGCCACCCGCTGCGGCAGGACCTGCTGGTGGTCAAACGGGCCACCGAGTTGCGCAGCAAGGGCTGGTGGCTGTTGTCGGACAATCAGTTCGTCGAGAACGACAGCCGGGAGTACGGCGCGGTACCGGGCGACCTGGTGCTCGGTCGGGTGTTGCTGCGGATCAGTCCGAACCCGGTCTGGCTGGCCCCGGCGGGCTGGCTGGAACGACTGCTCTGCACCAGGCCGCTGGGCCGCTGGCCGGGCCTGGCCGCCCGGTTCGGCGTCTTCAGGCGCCTGCGTCCTGAGCTGTAG
- a CDS encoding WhiB family transcriptional regulator has translation MDWRHRAVCREEDPELFFPIGNTGPALLQIEEAKAVCRRCPVMEQCLQWALETGQDAGVWGGMSEDERRAMKRRAARNRARTA, from the coding sequence ATGGACTGGCGCCACCGCGCTGTCTGCCGCGAAGAGGACCCGGAGCTGTTCTTCCCGATCGGGAACACCGGTCCTGCTCTGCTGCAGATCGAGGAAGCCAAGGCCGTGTGCCGCCGCTGTCCCGTCATGGAGCAGTGTCTGCAGTGGGCTCTGGAGACCGGCCAGGACGCCGGCGTCTGGGGCGGCATGAGCGAGGACGAGCGTCGTGCGATGAAGCGTCGCGCCGCCCGCAACCGCGCCCGCACCGCCTGA
- a CDS encoding amino acid ABC transporter ATP-binding protein, translated as MSDLTKPVADSTTLMVKAEQVHKSYGLVEVLKGIDLQVRQGEVFVLVGPSGSGKSTFLRCINHLEKINAGRLYVDGNLVGYRQKGDKLHELRDREVALQRRDIGMVFQHFNLFPHMTALENIVEAPVQVKGESKASARERARALLERVGLADKAASYPSQLSGGQQQRVAIARALAMEPKLMLFDEPTSALDPELVGEVLDVMRGLAQEGMTMIVVTHEMGFAREVGDALVFLDGGMVVESGTPREVLSNPQHDRTKAFLSKVL; from the coding sequence ATGAGCGACCTGACGAAGCCCGTGGCCGACTCCACCACGCTGATGGTCAAGGCCGAACAGGTGCACAAGTCCTATGGTCTGGTCGAGGTGCTCAAGGGCATCGACCTCCAGGTGCGCCAGGGCGAGGTGTTCGTCCTGGTGGGCCCCTCCGGCTCCGGCAAGTCCACCTTCCTGCGCTGCATCAACCACCTGGAGAAGATCAACGCCGGGCGGCTCTACGTCGACGGCAACCTGGTCGGCTACCGGCAGAAGGGCGACAAGCTGCACGAGCTGCGGGACCGCGAGGTCGCGCTGCAGCGCCGGGACATCGGCATGGTCTTCCAGCACTTCAACCTCTTCCCGCACATGACCGCGCTGGAGAACATCGTCGAGGCGCCGGTGCAGGTCAAGGGCGAGTCCAAGGCGAGCGCGCGGGAGCGGGCCCGAGCCCTGCTGGAGCGGGTGGGCCTGGCCGACAAGGCGGCCAGCTACCCCTCCCAGCTCTCCGGCGGCCAGCAGCAGCGGGTGGCGATCGCCCGGGCGCTGGCCATGGAGCCCAAGCTGATGCTCTTCGACGAGCCCACCTCGGCACTCGACCCCGAGCTGGTCGGCGAGGTGCTGGACGTGATGCGGGGCCTGGCCCAGGAGGGCATGACGATGATCGTGGTCACCCACGAGATGGGCTTCGCCCGCGAGGTGGGCGACGCGCTGGTCTTCCTGGACGGCGGCATGGTGGTCGAATCCGGCACTCCGCGCGAGGTGCTCAGCAATCCGCAGCACGACCGCACCAAGGCGTTCCTGTCCAAGGTGCTCTGA
- a CDS encoding CGNR zinc finger domain-containing protein encodes MELALYADFAVRLVNSEEPERGTDTLVSVDAVRALFGSSNSRGAQLAEPADLPRLRSVRARLRAVFEAAAAGDEVGGVDLLNALMIEFPVSPLVSGHDYLDESGRPRWHLHLADNAPSATATFTAVACMGLAIHLTELGADRLGICQAAPCRNAYLDTSTNRSRRYCSDRCATRANVAAYRARKRQEAAAAAAANPTTPATDPAIDPAVSPVAEPATAQDAGA; translated from the coding sequence GTGGAGCTCGCCTTGTACGCCGACTTCGCCGTGCGGCTGGTGAACAGTGAAGAGCCGGAGCGCGGCACCGACACGCTGGTCAGCGTGGATGCGGTGCGCGCGCTGTTCGGCAGTTCGAACTCCCGCGGCGCCCAGCTGGCCGAACCCGCCGACCTGCCCCGGCTGCGGTCGGTGCGGGCCCGGCTGCGCGCGGTCTTCGAGGCGGCGGCGGCCGGCGACGAGGTGGGCGGCGTCGACCTGCTGAACGCGCTGATGATCGAGTTCCCGGTCAGCCCGCTGGTCTCGGGCCACGACTACCTGGACGAGAGCGGCCGGCCGCGCTGGCACCTGCACCTGGCGGACAACGCGCCCAGCGCCACCGCGACCTTCACCGCGGTGGCCTGCATGGGCCTGGCGATCCACCTGACCGAGCTGGGCGCCGACCGGCTCGGCATCTGCCAGGCCGCGCCCTGCCGCAACGCCTATCTGGACACCTCGACCAACCGCTCGCGGCGCTACTGCTCCGACCGCTGCGCCACCCGGGCCAACGTGGCCGCCTACCGGGCCCGCAAGCGTCAGGAGGCCGCCGCGGCGGCGGCAGCCAACCCGACCACCCCGGCGACCGACCCGGCGATCGACCCGGCCGTCAGCCCTGTGGCCGAACCGGCTACAGCTCAGGACGCAGGCGCCTGA
- a CDS encoding anti-sigma regulatory factor, with protein MSQTDGDPGSLDDQASQDDQAAKDFVEVRLPAQGAYLSVLRTATAGLAARLDFTLDEIEDLRIAVDEACAILLQQAVPGSVLSCEFRLVGDALRVTVSAPTTDGRAPERDTFAWTVLSALAGEVESSVAEDRTVSISLHKKRGGTILQP; from the coding sequence GTGTCCCAGACCGACGGCGATCCCGGGAGCCTGGACGACCAGGCAAGCCAGGACGACCAGGCGGCCAAGGATTTCGTTGAGGTGCGGTTGCCCGCCCAGGGTGCCTACCTCTCGGTCCTGCGCACGGCCACGGCCGGTCTCGCGGCCCGCCTGGACTTCACCCTCGACGAGATCGAGGACCTACGGATCGCGGTGGACGAGGCCTGCGCCATCCTGCTCCAGCAGGCGGTGCCGGGTTCGGTGCTCAGCTGCGAGTTCCGGCTGGTCGGCGACGCACTGCGGGTGACCGTCTCGGCCCCCACCACCGACGGGCGGGCACCCGAGCGGGACACCTTCGCCTGGACGGTGCTCTCCGCGCTGGCCGGCGAGGTGGAGTCCTCGGTGGCCGAGGACCGCACGGTCAGCATCAGCCTGCACAAGAAGCGCGGCGGGACGATCCTCCAGCCGTGA
- a CDS encoding ABC transporter substrate-binding protein — protein sequence MRTRTRRSDLAAVGALLIAGTLVVTGCSSSSSGKSGSSGSSAIPTPSAVASLTAQLPADIKSSGKLVVATDASYAPNEFKDAGGNIVGMDVDMAKAIAQTLGLTAQVQNADFTSIIPGITANKYQLGMSSFTDTKEREATVDMVTYFSAGTSTAVKAGNPAKIDPNDLCGKKVAVQTGTTQADEIKNVLNPACQKAGKPTIPNDGDKFDLQTDVTQALVAGRDDVMLADSPVVDYAIQQTGGQLEKIGTTTDTAPYGVVVAKNSPLTKAVQGAVQSLMANGIYKSILTKWGVQAGAIDQPVINGATS from the coding sequence ATGCGCACCCGCACACGCCGCTCCGATCTCGCCGCCGTCGGCGCGCTGCTGATCGCCGGCACCCTGGTCGTCACCGGTTGCAGCAGTAGTAGCAGCGGCAAGAGCGGTTCGTCCGGCTCTTCGGCGATCCCCACCCCCAGCGCCGTCGCCTCGCTCACCGCGCAGCTGCCGGCCGACATCAAGTCGAGCGGCAAGCTCGTGGTCGCCACGGACGCCTCGTACGCGCCCAACGAGTTCAAGGACGCCGGCGGGAACATCGTCGGCATGGACGTCGACATGGCCAAGGCCATCGCGCAGACGCTGGGCCTGACCGCGCAGGTGCAGAACGCCGACTTCACCTCGATCATCCCCGGCATCACGGCGAACAAGTACCAGCTGGGCATGAGCTCCTTCACCGACACCAAGGAGCGCGAGGCCACCGTCGACATGGTGACCTACTTCTCCGCCGGCACCAGCACCGCGGTGAAGGCGGGCAACCCCGCCAAGATCGACCCGAACGACCTGTGCGGCAAGAAGGTCGCGGTGCAGACCGGCACCACCCAGGCCGACGAGATCAAGAACGTCCTCAACCCCGCCTGCCAGAAGGCCGGCAAGCCGACCATCCCGAACGACGGTGACAAGTTCGACCTGCAGACGGACGTCACGCAGGCGCTGGTCGCCGGGCGGGACGACGTCATGCTGGCCGACTCCCCGGTGGTCGACTACGCGATCCAGCAGACCGGCGGCCAGCTGGAGAAGATCGGGACCACCACGGACACCGCCCCCTACGGTGTCGTGGTCGCCAAGAACTCGCCGCTGACCAAGGCCGTCCAGGGCGCGGTCCAGTCCCTGATGGCGAACGGCATCTACAAGTCGATCCTGACCAAGTGGGGCGTCCAGGCCGGGGCCATCGACCAGCCCGTGATCAACGGCGCGACCAGCTGA
- a CDS encoding GNAT family N-acetyltransferase: MIRSAVVEDVPTIIELIRELADYEKALDQAKATEEQLRQALFGEHPAVFALIAEDESTGASVGFALWFRNFSTWTGTHGIHLEDLYVRPSARGGGHGKALLAELARIAVERGYSRLEWSVLDWNEPSIGFYKALGAEPMDEWTVFRLTGEPLRELGAAGAR, encoded by the coding sequence ATGATCAGGAGCGCTGTCGTCGAGGACGTCCCCACCATCATCGAGCTGATCCGCGAACTGGCGGACTACGAGAAGGCCCTGGACCAGGCCAAGGCCACCGAGGAGCAGTTGCGCCAGGCGCTGTTCGGCGAGCACCCGGCGGTCTTCGCGCTGATCGCCGAGGACGAGTCGACCGGCGCGAGCGTGGGTTTCGCGCTCTGGTTCCGCAACTTCTCCACCTGGACCGGGACTCACGGGATCCACCTGGAGGACCTCTACGTGCGCCCGAGCGCGCGCGGTGGCGGGCACGGCAAGGCCCTGCTCGCCGAGTTGGCCAGGATCGCCGTCGAGCGCGGCTACAGCCGCCTGGAGTGGTCGGTGCTGGACTGGAACGAGCCCTCGATCGGCTTCTACAAGGCGCTCGGCGCCGAGCCGATGGACGAGTGGACGGTCTTCCGGTTGACCGGCGAGCCGCTGCGCGAGTTGGGTGCCGCCGGCGCCCGCTGA
- a CDS encoding amino acid ABC transporter permease: MTRTRPADIKAVPVRHPGRWAGAVVVAVLAAMLIHALLFNKAFQWHVVGTYLFDSTIMSGLVTTLELTALAMVMGVVGGVILAIMRLSPNPLLSGTAWCYIWVFRGTPVLVQLLFWEFMGSLWPNLSIGIPFGASFWSESTNTLIPVFTAALLGLGLNEAAYMAEIVRGGIQSVAVGQTEAAHALGMSQARTMRRIILPQAMRVIIPPTGNETISMLKTTSLAYSISLVELLGAAHDIYSRTFQTIPLLIVASLWYLLMTSILTVIQYYIERHYARGANRVLPPTPLQRLRGLFRGRSPRTSVPDVVPGLEGGGHV, translated from the coding sequence GTGACCAGGACACGGCCAGCAGACATCAAGGCCGTCCCGGTCCGCCACCCCGGCCGTTGGGCCGGAGCCGTCGTCGTCGCGGTACTCGCGGCGATGCTGATCCACGCCCTGCTCTTCAACAAAGCCTTCCAATGGCACGTCGTAGGCACCTACCTGTTCGACTCGACCATCATGAGCGGCCTGGTCACCACCCTTGAGCTGACCGCGCTCGCGATGGTGATGGGTGTGGTCGGCGGGGTCATCCTGGCGATCATGCGGCTGTCGCCCAACCCGCTGCTGTCGGGCACCGCCTGGTGCTACATCTGGGTGTTCCGCGGCACGCCGGTGCTGGTCCAGCTGCTGTTCTGGGAGTTCATGGGCTCGCTGTGGCCCAACCTGTCGATCGGCATCCCGTTCGGCGCCAGCTTCTGGTCCGAGTCCACCAACACGCTGATCCCGGTCTTCACCGCCGCCCTGCTCGGGCTCGGCCTCAACGAGGCCGCCTACATGGCGGAGATCGTCCGCGGCGGCATCCAGTCCGTCGCGGTGGGCCAGACCGAGGCAGCGCACGCGCTCGGCATGAGCCAGGCCAGGACCATGCGGCGGATCATCCTGCCGCAGGCGATGCGCGTGATCATCCCGCCGACCGGCAACGAGACCATCTCGATGCTGAAGACCACCTCGCTGGCCTACTCGATCTCGCTGGTGGAACTGCTCGGCGCCGCGCACGACATCTACTCGCGCACCTTCCAGACCATCCCGCTGCTGATCGTGGCGAGCCTCTGGTACCTGCTGATGACCTCGATCCTGACGGTCATCCAGTACTACATCGAACGCCACTACGCCCGGGGCGCCAACCGGGTGCTGCCCCCGACACCGCTGCAGCGGCTGCGCGGCCTGTTCCGCGGCCGCTCACCGCGCACCAGCGTGCCGGACGTGGTCCCCGGTCTCGAAGGAGGCGGTCACGTATGA
- the sodN gene encoding superoxide dismutase, Ni, which yields MLSRLFAPRVTAHAHCDLPCGVYDPAQARIEAESVKATQEKYQANEDAHFRARAIIIKEQRAEAVKHHLSVLWSDYFKAPHFEKYPQLHQLFNDALKAASATKASTDPATGQALLDYIAQIDKIFWETKQA from the coding sequence ATGCTCTCTCGTCTGTTCGCCCCGCGGGTCACCGCCCACGCTCACTGCGACCTTCCGTGCGGTGTCTACGACCCCGCCCAGGCCCGCATCGAGGCCGAGTCGGTGAAGGCCACTCAGGAGAAGTACCAGGCCAACGAGGACGCGCACTTCCGCGCTCGCGCCATCATCATCAAGGAGCAGCGCGCCGAGGCCGTCAAGCACCACCTCTCGGTGCTGTGGAGCGACTACTTCAAGGCTCCGCACTTCGAGAAGTACCCGCAGCTGCACCAGCTCTTCAACGACGCCCTGAAGGCCGCCTCGGCCACCAAGGCCTCGACCGACCCGGCCACCGGCCAGGCGCTGCTCGACTACATCGCCCAGATCGACAAGATCTTCTGGGAGACCAAGCAGGCCTGA
- a CDS encoding RNA polymerase sigma factor SigF, which produces MPTEAVPGHGPTGGSAAPTGGSTAPTGGPAVPTGGSAAAARRRTTVPPPAAATHDAYSKDSQRMSQPTDPTPEPTAPSRPPADEDARGEGEQALAEVVRASLPAQGVAQHRTGAPDREAARALFVRLAALPEGSAERVELRNQLVRMHIPLVEHLARRFRNRGEPLDDLTQVATIGLIKSVDRFDHERGVEFSTYATPTIVGEIKRHFRDKGWAVRVPRRLQELRLSLTTATSELSQRHGRSPTVHELAEHLGISEEDVLEGLESANAYSTLSLDVPDSDDESPAVADTLGATDEALEGVEYRESLKPLLAQLPQREQKILVLRFFRNMTQSQIAAEVGISQMHVSRLLARTLAQLRDKLLVEE; this is translated from the coding sequence ATGCCCACGGAAGCGGTACCGGGCCACGGGCCCACCGGTGGCTCCGCAGCACCCACGGGCGGCTCCACGGCTCCCACGGGCGGCCCGGCCGTACCCACGGGCGGCTCTGCCGCGGCGGCCCGCCGTCGTACCACCGTGCCCCCACCTGCCGCCGCCACCCACGACGCGTACTCGAAGGACTCCCAGCGGATGAGCCAGCCGACCGACCCGACGCCGGAGCCGACGGCGCCCAGCCGCCCGCCGGCCGACGAGGACGCCCGGGGCGAGGGCGAGCAGGCACTGGCCGAGGTCGTACGGGCCTCGCTGCCGGCCCAGGGGGTCGCGCAGCACCGTACGGGCGCCCCGGACCGGGAGGCGGCTCGGGCGCTGTTCGTACGACTGGCCGCGCTGCCCGAGGGCTCGGCCGAACGGGTCGAGCTGCGCAACCAGCTGGTCCGGATGCACATCCCGCTGGTCGAGCACCTGGCCCGGCGGTTCCGCAACCGCGGCGAGCCGCTGGACGACCTGACCCAGGTGGCCACCATCGGGCTGATCAAGTCGGTGGACCGGTTCGACCACGAACGCGGGGTCGAGTTCTCCACCTACGCCACGCCGACCATCGTGGGCGAGATCAAGCGCCACTTCAGGGACAAGGGCTGGGCGGTGCGGGTGCCGCGCCGGCTGCAGGAGCTGCGGCTCTCGCTGACCACCGCCACCAGCGAGCTCTCCCAGCGGCACGGTCGCTCCCCCACGGTGCACGAGCTGGCCGAGCACCTCGGCATCTCCGAGGAGGACGTGCTGGAGGGCCTGGAGTCGGCCAACGCCTACTCCACGCTCTCGCTGGACGTCCCGGACAGCGACGACGAGTCGCCGGCCGTGGCGGACACCCTGGGCGCCACCGACGAGGCGCTGGAGGGGGTGGAGTACCGCGAGTCGCTCAAGCCGCTGCTGGCCCAACTGCCGCAGCGCGAGCAGAAGATCCTGGTGCTCCGGTTCTTCCGGAACATGACGCAGTCGCAGATCGCCGCCGAGGTGGGCATCTCGCAGATGCACGTCTCGCGGCTGCTCGCCCGCACCCTGGCCCAGCTGCGGGACAAGCTGCTGGTCGAGGAGTAG
- a CDS encoding diacylglycerol/lipid kinase family protein, with product MRALLVVNPKATTTSGRTRDVLTHALRSDLKLDVAVTDRRGHARELAQQAAADGTVDLVVALGGDGTVNEVVNGLLAHGPSDRVPRLAVVPGGSTNVFARALGLPNHPVEATGVLLDALENQRERAISLGKAMTEGLPDRWFTFTAGLGFDAGVVGRVEEQRRSGRKSTHALYVREALRHYVTEREHRRSGPVTLELPGRAPEPGLVMTIVSNTSPWTFLGNRPVLPSPAASFETDLDVFGITRMTAFGTARTVRQILRPHTPSEQSQKAVGPSGKHVVSYHDVRHFTLVSQEPAPFQVDGDHLGERSRVSFTGVRRALRVIV from the coding sequence ATGCGCGCGCTCCTGGTCGTGAACCCGAAAGCCACCACCACAAGTGGCCGAACGAGGGATGTCCTGACCCACGCGCTGCGCAGCGATCTCAAGCTGGACGTGGCGGTCACCGACCGCCGCGGCCACGCCCGCGAGCTGGCCCAGCAGGCGGCGGCGGACGGCACGGTCGACCTGGTGGTCGCGCTGGGCGGGGACGGCACCGTCAACGAGGTCGTCAACGGACTGCTCGCGCACGGGCCCTCCGATCGGGTGCCACGGCTGGCGGTGGTGCCGGGGGGCAGCACCAACGTCTTCGCCCGCGCGCTCGGCCTGCCCAACCATCCGGTGGAGGCCACCGGTGTGCTGCTGGACGCGCTGGAGAACCAGCGCGAGCGGGCGATCTCACTGGGCAAGGCGATGACGGAGGGGCTGCCGGACCGCTGGTTCACCTTCACCGCGGGGCTCGGCTTCGACGCCGGGGTGGTGGGCCGGGTGGAGGAGCAGCGCCGATCGGGGCGCAAGTCCACGCACGCGCTCTACGTCAGAGAGGCGCTCCGGCACTACGTCACCGAGCGTGAGCACCGCAGGTCGGGCCCCGTGACCCTGGAACTTCCGGGCCGCGCACCGGAACCAGGGCTGGTGATGACCATAGTCTCGAACACCTCGCCGTGGACTTTTCTCGGAAATCGCCCGGTGCTGCCATCTCCTGCGGCTTCCTTCGAGACCGACCTCGACGTCTTCGGCATCACTCGAATGACGGCGTTCGGAACCGCTCGTACGGTCCGTCAGATTCTGCGGCCGCACACTCCTTCGGAGCAATCCCAGAAGGCCGTTGGACCTTCTGGGAAGCACGTTGTCTCTTATCACGACGTCAGACACTTCACCTTGGTTTCCCAGGAACCGGCCCCATTTCAGGTCGACGGGGACCACCTTGGAGAGAGGAGTCGCGTCAGTTTCACAGGCGTACGCCGGGCACTGCGTGTGATTGTGTGA
- a CDS encoding extracellular solute-binding protein, producing MKRQFITASVVTVLLAGSAACGATGGPQVRQSADPKAATGTLTVWLMNDAQTSWPDLVQQVNDEFGAQYPNVTLKLSYQTWADKVNNLDAAIGSGKAPDVVELGNTETMKYILNGSLAQVNKGDYENSDSWIRGLENTCTYNGKLFCVPYYAGARVGVYNSAMFQQATGSADLPKTEDDLTAALDKLQAAHKGDRTFSPLYLPGPYWYAAMSYVAAYGGTIARFDSAGNWHGTLEDPKSEQGISHFIDLVKRYNHGDLTVNELHQSDVLGKQQAAVIYGNAWEATSAATPPGGDASLKDSLKVAAFPGPNGKPLPSFIGGSDLAITAKSQVNDLATAWVKLFTSAKSEALLASKNILPNNLTQLDPLRYKPETAAVANSVPDAWFTPVAPGWGAVEKQNVLGNMLGAILGGQSVDQASKAADAQINQLINNPS from the coding sequence GTGAAGCGTCAGTTCATCACCGCGTCCGTTGTGACCGTGCTCCTCGCGGGCTCGGCAGCCTGCGGTGCCACGGGTGGTCCGCAGGTCAGGCAGTCCGCGGATCCCAAGGCGGCCACCGGCACGCTGACCGTCTGGCTGATGAACGACGCGCAGACCAGCTGGCCGGACCTGGTGCAGCAGGTCAACGACGAGTTCGGCGCCCAGTACCCGAATGTCACCCTCAAGTTGAGCTACCAGACCTGGGCGGACAAGGTGAACAACCTGGACGCCGCGATCGGTTCGGGCAAGGCACCGGACGTGGTCGAACTGGGCAACACCGAGACCATGAAGTACATCCTGAACGGCTCGCTGGCGCAGGTGAACAAGGGCGACTACGAGAACTCGGACAGTTGGATCCGCGGTCTTGAGAACACCTGTACATACAACGGGAAGCTGTTCTGCGTGCCGTACTACGCGGGTGCCCGGGTCGGTGTCTACAACTCGGCGATGTTCCAGCAGGCCACCGGAAGCGCGGACCTCCCCAAGACCGAGGACGACCTGACGGCGGCCCTCGACAAGCTCCAGGCGGCGCACAAGGGCGACCGGACGTTCTCCCCGCTCTACCTGCCGGGCCCGTACTGGTACGCCGCGATGTCCTACGTCGCCGCGTACGGCGGCACGATCGCCCGCTTCGACTCCGCCGGCAACTGGCACGGCACCCTGGAGGATCCGAAGTCCGAGCAGGGCATCTCGCACTTCATCGACCTGGTGAAGCGGTACAACCACGGTGATCTGACGGTCAATGAGCTGCACCAGTCCGATGTGCTGGGCAAGCAGCAGGCCGCGGTGATCTACGGCAACGCCTGGGAGGCGACCAGTGCCGCCACGCCCCCGGGCGGCGACGCCTCGCTCAAGGACTCGCTCAAGGTGGCCGCCTTCCCCGGCCCGAACGGCAAGCCGCTGCCCAGCTTCATCGGTGGCTCAGACCTGGCGATCACCGCCAAGAGCCAGGTGAACGACCTGGCCACGGCCTGGGTGAAGCTCTTCACCAGCGCCAAGTCCGAGGCGCTGCTGGCGAGTAAGAACATCCTGCCGAACAACCTGACCCAGTTGGACCCGCTGCGCTACAAGCCGGAGACCGCGGCCGTGGCCAACTCGGTGCCGGACGCCTGGTTCACCCCGGTGGCCCCCGGCTGGGGCGCGGTGGAGAAGCAGAACGTGCTGGGCAACATGCTCGGCGCGATCCTGGGCGGCCAGTCGGTGGACCAGGCGAGCAAGGCGGCCGACGCGCAGATCAACCAGTTGATCAACAACCCGTCCTGA